A DNA window from Methanobacteriaceae archaeon contains the following coding sequences:
- a CDS encoding MFS transporter, whose amino-acid sequence MSFSSKNYALVVAILTSFLTPFVGSSINIALPSIANEFAASAIVIGWIPTAYLLSLAVCLVPFGRIADIYGRKRIFTYGIIIFTISSLLATLSFSVEMLLVFRVLQGAGSAMIFGNLFAIIASIFPASDRGQALGITITGAFLGLFLGPVLGGFLTEYFGWRSIFFFNVPLGFLATVAVSKLKGEWTEAAGEKFDIIGSIMLGFSLVTLMYGLSMLPETWGFYFVFSGLLGLILFYIVESRIQSPVIDVKVFDNLSFTLYNLAAFISYCSAAPIIFILSLYLQYIKGLDPQWAGIILSVQPVMMTIFSPLAGKLSDNTQPRKVAAFGMVLNTIGCGLFAFLGENTSIIIIILGLGLLGLGFANFSSPNTNAIMSSVESRLYGVASTTVTTMRVLGQMSGMGVVLVVLVLIMGSSTINPENYSEFITSTRISFTLFAVLSFLGVLASLAGGKDLKKE is encoded by the coding sequence ATGTCCTTTTCATCTAAAAACTATGCATTGGTTGTGGCAATTTTAACTTCATTTTTAACTCCGTTTGTAGGATCATCTATTAACATAGCATTGCCCTCTATTGCCAACGAGTTTGCAGCCTCAGCCATAGTAATAGGGTGGATACCCACAGCATATTTGCTTTCACTGGCTGTTTGCCTCGTCCCATTTGGTAGAATAGCAGATATTTATGGTAGGAAACGTATTTTCACTTATGGCATAATAATCTTCACCATATCCTCTTTATTAGCCACATTATCCTTCTCTGTGGAAATGCTCCTTGTATTCCGGGTCTTGCAGGGTGCGGGCAGTGCCATGATCTTCGGAAACTTATTTGCCATCATAGCCTCCATATTCCCTGCCAGTGACCGTGGCCAAGCACTGGGAATAACCATCACCGGAGCATTCCTGGGACTGTTTCTAGGCCCTGTTTTAGGAGGTTTTTTAACTGAATACTTTGGATGGAGGAGTATATTTTTCTTCAATGTACCTCTGGGATTTCTGGCAACAGTAGCCGTAAGTAAATTAAAAGGTGAATGGACGGAAGCTGCGGGAGAAAAATTTGATATAATTGGATCTATAATGTTAGGGTTCTCTCTGGTGACTTTAATGTATGGTTTATCTATGTTACCCGAAACATGGGGTTTTTATTTTGTATTTAGTGGTTTATTGGGTTTAATTCTCTTTTATATAGTTGAAAGTAGAATCCAAAGTCCGGTTATTGATGTTAAAGTCTTTGATAATTTGAGTTTCACTTTATACAATTTGGCAGCCTTTATCAGTTACTGTTCTGCAGCACCCATAATATTCATTTTAAGTCTTTACTTGCAGTATATTAAGGGATTGGACCCTCAGTGGGCGGGGATAATCCTATCAGTGCAACCGGTTATGATGACTATTTTCTCACCTCTGGCAGGGAAGTTATCTGACAATACCCAACCTCGAAAGGTGGCAGCATTTGGAATGGTTCTGAATACCATAGGATGTGGTTTATTCGCATTCCTGGGGGAGAATACCAGCATAATAATCATAATTTTAGGACTGGGATTACTGGGACTGGGATTTGCAAATTTTTCTTCCCCCAACACCAATGCCATAATGAGCAGTGTGGAATCCCGACTTTATGGTGTGGCTTCTACCACTGTAACCACCATGCGAGTTTTAGGGCAGATGTCAGGTATGGGTGTTGTCCTGGTGGTGCTGGTTTTAATAATGGGAAGCTCTACCATCAACCCTGAAAACTACTCAGAATTTATAACCAGCACCAGAATATCCTTTACATTATTTGCTGTATTAAGTTTCCTGGGAGTTCTAGCCTCTTTGGCTGGTGGTAAAGATTTAAAAAAGGAATAA
- the polX gene encoding DNA polymerase/3'-5' exonuclease PolX — MYNKKVASILHRVADYLEMDGVDFRTKAYRRAAHTIETLSVDIKQIRDQGKLEDLPGVGKHIGEKIEEILDTGKLEYLENLKEEFPLDLDALMSVEGLGPKKIKILYQELGIKNLDDLEREGRRHHIRRLKGMGAKTEAKILHNLEFARKSTGRQLLGEVLPLATEIRKRIRSLEVVKKAEIAGSIRRRKETVGDIDILTVTEHPDEVMDFFTHMDLVDEIIAKGHSKSTVRLFNGMDADIRVFKEEDFGSALVYFTGSREVNIQLRKIAISRKMKLNEYGVFRGDERLAGRTEKEVFQVLGLDYIPPELRENTGEIEAAREGKLPQIVDDRDIKGDLHLHTDWSDGKATIMEMAWEAAIKGYEYMAITDHTHLPVARGMDEKRLKNQMKKIDAINDEITNITILKGAEVNLDSYGNPDIPQDLLEELDIVIASVHYDLRQEAEKMNMRIIKALENEHIDILAHPTGRKLKERQAYELDLEQLFQKAAETGTVLEVNSQPKRLDLKDIHIKMAVEHGVYLAVNTDAHSAGDLSYMELGVATARRGWAEKKDIINTMPLKKMLKALK; from the coding sequence ATGTACAATAAGAAGGTTGCATCCATACTTCACAGGGTCGCGGATTATCTGGAAATGGATGGTGTTGATTTTCGAACCAAGGCCTACCGTAGGGCAGCTCACACTATAGAAACCCTCAGTGTTGATATCAAACAGATAAGGGATCAGGGGAAGTTAGAAGACCTTCCAGGAGTTGGCAAACATATTGGGGAGAAAATTGAGGAAATCTTAGACACAGGAAAACTAGAGTACCTGGAAAATCTTAAAGAGGAGTTTCCTCTGGATCTTGATGCATTAATGTCAGTGGAAGGTTTGGGTCCCAAGAAAATTAAAATTCTCTACCAGGAACTGGGTATAAAAAATTTAGATGACTTGGAAAGAGAGGGAAGAAGACATCACATCCGCAGATTAAAGGGTATGGGAGCAAAGACTGAGGCAAAAATACTTCATAACCTTGAATTTGCCCGTAAAAGCACTGGGAGACAGTTACTGGGAGAAGTTCTACCACTAGCAACTGAAATCAGAAAAAGAATCAGATCACTTGAGGTGGTGAAAAAAGCAGAAATTGCTGGTTCCATCAGACGCCGTAAAGAAACTGTAGGGGATATTGATATTTTAACGGTAACTGAACATCCAGATGAAGTGATGGACTTTTTCACTCACATGGACCTTGTTGATGAAATAATAGCAAAAGGACATTCCAAATCAACAGTAAGATTATTTAATGGTATGGATGCAGATATACGTGTTTTCAAAGAGGAAGATTTTGGTTCTGCCCTAGTCTATTTCACAGGTTCACGTGAAGTCAATATCCAACTGCGCAAAATAGCCATATCTCGTAAAATGAAACTCAATGAGTATGGGGTGTTTAGGGGTGATGAACGATTAGCTGGAAGAACAGAAAAAGAGGTATTCCAAGTATTAGGATTAGATTACATTCCACCAGAACTCAGGGAGAACACTGGCGAGATAGAAGCAGCCCGGGAAGGAAAACTACCGCAAATAGTTGATGATAGGGATATAAAGGGTGATCTTCACCTGCACACTGACTGGAGTGACGGGAAGGCAACTATTATGGAAATGGCATGGGAAGCAGCAATTAAGGGATACGAATACATGGCCATAACTGACCACACCCACCTTCCAGTGGCTCGAGGAATGGATGAGAAAAGATTAAAAAACCAAATGAAGAAAATCGATGCAATCAATGATGAAATAACTAACATAACCATCTTAAAGGGTGCTGAGGTCAATCTGGATTCATATGGTAATCCAGACATACCTCAAGATCTTCTGGAAGAACTCGACATTGTTATAGCTTCAGTGCACTACGATCTCCGTCAGGAAGCAGAAAAAATGAATATGAGGATCATAAAAGCCCTAGAAAATGAACATATCGATATCCTGGCCCATCCCACAGGACGGAAACTCAAAGAGAGGCAAGCCTATGAATTAGACTTGGAACAATTATTCCAGAAAGCTGCAGAAACCGGAACAGTACTTGAAGTCAATTCGCAACCAAAAAGACTGGATTTAAAGGATATTCATATTAAAATGGCAGTTGAACATGGAGTTTATCTTGCAGTGAATACTGATGCCCACAGTGCTGGTGATTTAAGTTACATGGAACTGGGTGTGGCCACGGCAAGACGCGGATGGGCTGAGAAAAAGGACATCATAAACACTATGCCTCTGAAAAAAATGTTAAAAGCACTAAAATAA
- a CDS encoding ribonuclease H-like domain-containing protein — protein MPFRHENDPQKLKQKLLEEYQDKSLEDLENGREIETNWGSCYCFTTEEELEIQTLDQKKVKECVMSDLKLIKGIGEKKEIKLKEEGYSSLEDLKEHEIYGKAACELTENVECENIDSILELISSRYPSSHPLNLLLSSLSGLENMLFMDIETLGLKEVPLILIGVAETSRDGLIINQYLLRDLKEEKAVLDGFLSHQDDRKIYVTFNGRSFDVPFIRSRIRYHGLNNTINSQHLDLLHYSRRQWRNQLPNCRLQTLEKHLFGVERCDDVPSSQVPEFYLTYRETGNIGPLIPIIEHNREDVITLARILSLLHQSSDF, from the coding sequence ATGCCTTTTAGACATGAGAATGATCCTCAAAAACTTAAACAAAAACTCTTAGAAGAATATCAGGATAAATCACTGGAAGATTTAGAAAACGGGAGAGAAATAGAAACAAATTGGGGTTCATGTTACTGTTTCACCACTGAAGAGGAACTTGAAATTCAAACTCTGGACCAGAAGAAGGTTAAAGAGTGTGTCATGAGTGATTTGAAATTAATTAAAGGAATTGGAGAGAAGAAAGAAATAAAACTAAAGGAAGAAGGCTACAGCTCGTTGGAAGACCTGAAAGAGCATGAAATTTATGGTAAAGCTGCATGTGAGCTTACAGAGAATGTGGAATGTGAAAATATTGATAGTATCCTAGAATTGATCTCATCACGATATCCATCTTCCCATCCACTTAACCTCCTTTTATCTTCGTTATCGGGATTAGAAAATATGCTTTTTATGGATATTGAAACCCTTGGTCTTAAAGAGGTGCCCCTTATTTTAATTGGTGTTGCAGAAACATCACGAGATGGTTTAATCATAAATCAATATCTTTTAAGGGATTTAAAAGAGGAAAAAGCAGTTTTGGATGGCTTCCTATCCCATCAGGATGATAGAAAAATTTATGTTACCTTTAACGGTCGAAGCTTTGATGTGCCCTTTATAAGAAGTAGAATACGTTATCATGGACTTAATAATACAATAAACAGTCAGCACCTGGATCTTCTTCACTATTCCCGTCGCCAGTGGAGAAACCAGCTTCCCAATTGCAGATTACAAACACTTGAAAAACACCTTTTTGGCGTGGAAAGATGTGATGATGTTCCCAGTAGTCAGGTTCCTGAATTTTATCTCACCTATCGAGAAACCGGAAATATTGGACCCTTAATACCAATTATAGAACACAACAGAGAAGATGTTATCACCCTGGCACGGATACTCTCCTTACTCCACCAAAGTTCAGATTTTTAA
- a CDS encoding pyridoxamine 5'-phosphate oxidase family protein, which produces MIKTLILYESRYGSTWEAARIISLINGPSRRYPLSQFDASCREFDFIIFGTPIYNGKIHPKLEIFLEEEKEWLSKKYIAFFCTCLNGSEGLRVLRQVEDQLEANVLELGVLGGRLQMDRLNERDYKALTEYISREGLPPQGMDLFSKEEVVDLALRFKEVKDGLLKKMPVSRLREEVENFLKDHNTCTMATSSPGRVRATPLEYNYNQGQIYILSEGGEKFANLITHSSVSIAVYDDYTGMDSLNGMQITGDATMVEDKDEYDKVLEMRGLNKSFIKKLPVDLNLIRVDMEKVEFLRSDFKKQGYSARQVLHF; this is translated from the coding sequence ATGATAAAAACTCTAATTTTGTATGAAAGCAGGTATGGTTCTACCTGGGAAGCGGCTCGTATAATTTCTCTTATAAACGGACCCTCTCGTCGTTACCCACTGTCGCAATTCGATGCATCCTGCCGGGAATTTGATTTTATTATTTTTGGCACACCCATCTACAATGGGAAGATCCATCCCAAACTGGAAATCTTCCTTGAAGAAGAGAAGGAATGGTTGAGCAAGAAATATATTGCATTTTTCTGCACCTGTCTCAATGGTTCAGAAGGGCTGCGAGTCCTCAGGCAAGTTGAAGACCAATTGGAGGCTAATGTTCTTGAACTGGGTGTTTTGGGTGGTCGCCTTCAGATGGATCGCTTAAATGAAAGGGATTATAAGGCACTAACTGAATACATATCCCGGGAAGGTCTGCCTCCTCAGGGAATGGATTTGTTCAGTAAGGAAGAAGTTGTTGATTTGGCTTTACGCTTTAAAGAAGTTAAGGATGGTCTTTTAAAGAAGATGCCAGTATCCAGGCTTAGAGAAGAAGTAGAAAACTTTTTAAAAGATCATAATACTTGTACAATGGCTACCAGCTCCCCTGGAAGAGTAAGAGCCACTCCGCTGGAATATAATTACAACCAGGGTCAAATCTATATTCTCAGTGAGGGTGGGGAGAAGTTTGCCAACTTAATCACCCATTCTTCAGTTTCCATAGCAGTTTATGATGATTACACGGGTATGGATAGTTTAAATGGTATGCAGATTACTGGTGATGCTACCATGGTTGAAGACAAGGATGAGTATGATAAAGTACTCGAGATGAGGGGCTTAAATAAATCCTTCATTAAAAAATTGCCAGTTGATTTAAATCTGATACGGGTGGATATGGAGAAGGTTGAATTTCTAAGATCTGATTTTAAAAAACAGGGATATTCTGCCAGACAGGTTTTGCATTTTTAA
- a CDS encoding ATP phosphoribosyltransferase translates to MEQIVLGLPKGSLNNVKRGNTYQLFIDAGYEVRGYEPGKEENEIIILNDPEIKGFLTRPQSAPVELNRQILDLAIIGEDWVREESVNLDEELIQKIGDLDYGKTRLIVAVPNDDPYESLTEFFKANKDRKHPILCFTEYPNLTRQFFMDNEGYQEVFGDTKPLVQIRGLWDGENEMVQIINSDGATEVYIAKGADLVVDNTQTGSSLKKAGLKILETIMESSAGLYAGPSCKGEKAEKAKTIFDQLFGAIEARKYFDVKFNIANHRMDDVKDFLLSNELCSDEPTAVKGSSFSQINVLIPKNKFPEMLKGIKSFGASAIVREDVKQYVK, encoded by the coding sequence ATGGAACAGATTGTACTAGGACTCCCTAAAGGGAGCTTAAATAATGTTAAACGTGGGAATACTTACCAATTATTCATTGATGCAGGATATGAGGTTCGAGGATACGAACCTGGTAAGGAAGAAAATGAAATAATCATCCTTAATGACCCGGAAATAAAAGGATTTTTGACCCGCCCACAGAGTGCTCCAGTTGAATTGAACAGGCAAATACTGGATCTGGCTATAATAGGAGAAGACTGGGTAAGGGAAGAATCTGTAAACCTTGATGAAGAACTTATCCAGAAAATAGGGGACTTGGATTACGGTAAAACCCGACTCATCGTGGCAGTACCTAACGATGATCCTTACGAATCATTAACTGAATTCTTCAAAGCGAATAAAGACAGAAAACACCCTATATTGTGTTTCACAGAATACCCCAACCTCACCCGGCAGTTTTTTATGGATAATGAAGGTTACCAGGAAGTCTTCGGTGATACGAAACCTCTGGTTCAGATAAGAGGTTTATGGGATGGGGAAAATGAAATGGTTCAAATCATCAATTCTGATGGTGCCACAGAGGTATACATAGCCAAAGGCGCTGATCTAGTGGTGGACAACACCCAAACTGGAAGCAGCCTCAAAAAGGCTGGATTAAAAATACTGGAAACAATAATGGAATCCAGTGCAGGACTATATGCAGGTCCCAGCTGCAAAGGAGAAAAAGCAGAGAAGGCTAAAACAATATTTGATCAACTATTCGGAGCTATTGAAGCACGTAAATACTTTGATGTTAAATTTAACATAGCAAATCACCGTATGGATGATGTTAAAGATTTCCTGCTTTCCAATGAACTATGCTCTGATGAACCAACCGCAGTGAAAGGAAGTAGTTTTTCACAGATAAATGTATTAATCCCTAAAAACAAGTTTCCAGAAATGTTAAAAGGAATAAAAAGCTTCGGAGCATCAGCAATTGTCCGGGAAGATGTCAAACAGTACGTAAAATAA
- a CDS encoding ATP-dependent helicase: protein MISRQKKKYSDKDIYKILHPWAREWFQAKFETFSEAQRQSIVDIHQGKNVLVSSPTGSGKTLTAFLSIISELTRLAEQDILEDRVYCLYISPLKALDNDIEKNLEEPLSEIEKIAERKLGIRKAVRTGDTTQYERSKMLKNPPHILITTPESLSILLCAPKFREKLSKVRYVIVDEIHSLAENKRGVHLSLSLERLDHLTGGFVRIGLSATVHPLERMAQFLVGYSYGQPRDCLIVDVNYLKQLDMEVVCPVKDIIATDPDETNKAMYKMLHDLIQEHQTTLIFTNTRSGTESVVFNLKKRFPDSYHDQNIMAHHSSLSRDLRLEAENKLKEGKLKVVVSSTSLELGIDIGYIDLVILVSSPKSVSRALQRIGRSGHQLHEKSKGKLMVVDRDDLVECALILKNALEGKIDEIHIPENCLDVLAQQIYGMAIEQRWDLDEALQLIRSSYPYRELTEDDYKSVLSYLAGEYTRLEERYVYAKIWVDWDENRMGRRGKLARMLYSTNIGTIPDRSAAVVKCGGEVVGRIEEDFMEKLRKGDSFVLGGRIYRFNYARGMTVNVSPASGPPTIPSWFSEQLPLSFDLAMEIQKFRGILEWEFKKGRSKDEIIEFIHEYLYLDYNAAHSIYQYFREQYLYAIVPNLKTLLVEYYTGFGGRKFVVFHTLFGRRVNDALSRALAYVIARRYRHDVMISISDNGFYLSSEGKIGGLEALKELSAENLEEYLKEAIDRTETLAGRFRHCAGRSLMILRRYKGQEKSVGRQQVKGKILLKFVKELDPNFSILKEARREVMEDFMDVKNAKKVLELLESGKMDIKQINTRIPSPFAFNLVSQGYLDVLKYEERIEFIRRMHQAIIKEIGDI from the coding sequence ATGATCTCAAGACAGAAAAAGAAGTATTCTGATAAGGATATTTATAAAATTTTACATCCCTGGGCTCGTGAATGGTTCCAGGCAAAGTTTGAAACCTTTTCTGAGGCTCAGCGCCAGTCCATTGTGGACATTCACCAGGGAAAAAATGTCTTGGTATCCTCACCTACAGGTTCAGGTAAAACCCTCACTGCTTTTTTATCCATTATCAGCGAACTCACCCGCCTGGCAGAACAGGATATACTGGAAGATCGTGTTTACTGCCTTTACATATCACCCCTGAAGGCCCTGGACAATGATATTGAAAAGAACCTGGAAGAACCCTTATCTGAAATTGAAAAAATTGCAGAAAGGAAGCTAGGTATTCGAAAAGCGGTTCGAACCGGGGACACAACTCAATATGAACGTTCTAAGATGCTTAAAAATCCACCTCACATACTCATCACCACTCCTGAATCTCTCTCAATACTCCTCTGCGCTCCCAAATTCAGGGAAAAATTGTCCAAGGTTCGGTACGTGATTGTTGATGAAATTCACTCCCTGGCTGAAAACAAACGTGGAGTCCATCTAAGTTTGAGCCTGGAACGATTGGATCACCTTACAGGCGGATTCGTCCGCATCGGTCTCAGTGCTACTGTCCACCCCTTGGAAAGGATGGCCCAGTTTCTGGTGGGTTACAGTTATGGCCAGCCACGGGATTGTCTTATCGTGGATGTTAATTACCTTAAACAATTAGACATGGAAGTTGTCTGTCCAGTAAAGGATATTATAGCCACTGATCCTGATGAAACCAATAAAGCCATGTATAAGATGCTTCATGATCTCATCCAGGAACATCAAACCACCCTTATTTTCACCAACACCCGCAGTGGAACGGAAAGTGTTGTTTTTAACCTTAAAAAAAGGTTTCCAGATAGTTACCATGACCAGAACATAATGGCTCACCATTCCAGCTTATCAAGGGACCTGCGCCTGGAAGCTGAAAACAAACTAAAGGAAGGCAAATTGAAAGTTGTTGTTTCTTCCACCAGCCTGGAGTTAGGTATTGATATTGGATACATAGACCTGGTGATACTTGTTTCCAGTCCAAAATCTGTTTCCCGGGCTCTGCAGAGGATAGGTAGGAGTGGTCATCAGCTTCATGAAAAATCTAAGGGCAAATTGATGGTGGTTGACCGGGATGACCTGGTGGAATGTGCTCTGATCCTTAAAAACGCCCTGGAGGGTAAAATTGACGAAATACACATCCCGGAGAATTGTCTTGATGTTTTAGCTCAACAAATCTATGGTATGGCTATTGAACAGCGCTGGGACTTGGATGAAGCCCTGCAACTTATTCGGAGTAGTTATCCTTACCGTGAACTTACTGAAGATGATTATAAGAGTGTTTTAAGTTACCTTGCCGGTGAATACACCCGTCTGGAGGAGCGTTACGTTTATGCCAAGATCTGGGTGGACTGGGATGAAAATCGGATGGGTCGAAGGGGAAAACTGGCACGTATGCTCTACTCCACTAACATTGGCACCATCCCTGATCGCAGCGCTGCCGTGGTGAAATGCGGAGGTGAAGTAGTAGGTCGTATTGAAGAAGATTTCATGGAGAAACTCAGGAAGGGTGATAGCTTCGTACTGGGTGGTCGAATATACCGTTTCAACTATGCCCGGGGTATGACTGTCAATGTAAGCCCTGCTTCTGGACCTCCCACCATACCATCCTGGTTTTCAGAACAACTACCCTTATCCTTTGACCTGGCCATGGAAATACAAAAATTCCGGGGGATTCTGGAATGGGAGTTTAAAAAGGGGAGAAGTAAGGATGAAATTATTGAATTTATCCACGAATATCTTTACCTGGACTACAATGCGGCCCACTCTATTTACCAGTACTTCCGGGAGCAATACCTCTATGCAATTGTCCCTAACCTTAAAACACTTCTGGTGGAATATTACACTGGTTTTGGTGGCCGGAAATTCGTTGTTTTCCATACACTCTTTGGCAGAAGGGTTAACGATGCACTTAGCCGTGCCCTGGCCTATGTGATAGCTAGAAGATACCGGCATGACGTGATGATTTCCATATCTGATAACGGGTTCTACCTTTCCAGTGAGGGTAAAATTGGCGGTCTGGAAGCATTGAAAGAGCTAAGTGCTGAAAATCTGGAGGAATACCTTAAAGAAGCCATCGATCGGACAGAAACACTTGCTGGACGCTTCAGACACTGTGCTGGACGATCACTCATGATCCTGCGACGTTACAAGGGGCAGGAGAAATCTGTGGGTCGCCAACAAGTTAAAGGCAAAATTCTGCTTAAATTTGTTAAAGAACTGGATCCTAACTTTTCCATCCTCAAGGAAGCACGTCGAGAGGTTATGGAAGACTTCATGGATGTGAAGAATGCTAAAAAAGTTTTAGAATTGCTTGAAAGTGGAAAAATGGATATTAAACAAATTAACACCAGGATACCTTCACCTTTTGCTTTCAATCTGGTTTCTCAAGGGTACTTGGACGTGTTGAAGTATGAGGAAAGGATAGAATTCATAAGAAGAATGCATCAGGCCATTATTAAGGAGATTGGTGATATTTGA
- a CDS encoding metallophosphoesterase, with amino-acid sequence MTCDNIYGANICDLALEIDDYLVISDLHLGYEEALNYQGIMIPKFQYPKIIKRMEEIHLRSDCAKIIINGDLKHEFGKINRQEWKETIKFIDYLKERFQEIILIKGNHDPLTPIIAAKTDLDVYPNFSTGNFMVMHGDQIPEKWDEIKEETIVIGHEHPSVGIRSGERMEKIKCFLAGYFRDKKIIVMPSFNFISEGSDILHEKVLSPFLKESKPDNMEVYGVENFETFYFGKIGHLLKVQEEPYKYDPHFSEF; translated from the coding sequence ATGACTTGTGATAATATTTACGGTGCAAATATATGTGATTTAGCCCTGGAAATAGATGATTATCTGGTTATATCAGATCTTCATCTGGGTTATGAGGAAGCACTTAACTATCAGGGAATCATGATCCCAAAATTTCAGTATCCTAAAATAATAAAAAGAATGGAAGAAATTCATTTGCGTAGTGATTGTGCTAAAATTATCATTAATGGAGATTTGAAACACGAATTTGGAAAAATCAACCGCCAGGAATGGAAAGAAACCATAAAATTCATTGATTACCTGAAAGAGAGATTTCAGGAGATAATACTCATCAAGGGTAACCATGACCCCCTGACACCCATAATCGCTGCAAAAACAGATTTAGATGTTTATCCAAATTTTTCAACAGGCAATTTTATGGTAATGCATGGTGATCAAATCCCAGAAAAATGGGACGAAATTAAAGAAGAAACTATTGTAATAGGGCATGAACATCCATCCGTGGGAATCAGAAGTGGTGAAAGAATGGAAAAAATTAAATGCTTCCTGGCAGGGTATTTCAGGGATAAAAAAATAATTGTAATGCCTTCATTTAACTTTATCAGCGAAGGATCCGATATTCTGCATGAGAAAGTTCTCTCACCATTTTTGAAAGAATCCAAACCCGACAATATGGAAGTTTACGGGGTTGAAAACTTTGAAACTTTTTATTTCGGAAAAATAGGTCATCTTTTAAAGGTCCAAGAGGAACCTTACAAGTATGACCCTCATTTCAGTGAATTTTAA
- a CDS encoding molybdopterin-dependent oxidoreductase yields MNKQFIAISSIAFIMLLAITLSLGFLQPSSIPLDSVEVREYQGEQLSSVNDFRENSIKGTQRVDINNYSLEVTGLVLNPRNYTYDQIKGFQSYQKVVKLDCVEGWSVNILWQGVMVKDILNEVQPLPQANTIIFYAVDGYSTSFPLEYIQKKQIIMAYKMNNATLPPERGFPFQLVAESKWGYKWIKWINKIELSDNPNYQGYWESRGYSNLGNLNESFLK; encoded by the coding sequence ATGAATAAGCAATTCATTGCCATAAGTTCCATTGCTTTTATCATGCTCCTGGCAATTACTCTTAGTCTGGGCTTCCTCCAGCCATCATCTATACCCCTTGATTCGGTGGAGGTTAGAGAGTATCAGGGAGAGCAACTCTCCTCTGTAAATGACTTCCGTGAAAACTCCATTAAAGGAACCCAACGTGTTGATATTAACAACTATTCCTTAGAAGTTACTGGTTTAGTTTTGAATCCCAGAAATTACACCTACGACCAGATAAAGGGTTTTCAAAGTTACCAGAAAGTAGTTAAACTGGACTGTGTGGAAGGTTGGAGTGTTAATATTCTATGGCAGGGAGTAATGGTTAAAGACATTTTAAATGAAGTTCAACCTTTACCCCAAGCCAACACCATAATTTTTTATGCAGTTGATGGATATTCAACCTCATTCCCCCTGGAATATATCCAGAAGAAGCAGATAATCATGGCCTACAAAATGAACAATGCCACCTTACCGCCTGAACGAGGATTCCCATTCCAGCTGGTGGCAGAGAGTAAATGGGGATACAAGTGGATTAAATGGATTAACAAGATTGAACTATCTGACAACCCTAACTACCAGGGATACTGGGAAAGCAGAGGCTACTCCAATCTGGGAAACCTCAATGAGAGCTTTTTAAAATGA